The following are from one region of the Novosphingobium humi genome:
- a CDS encoding LacI family DNA-binding transcriptional regulator produces MSSRRATGSDVARVAGVSKSAVSRAFTGGIVSDEARKRIMDAARILRYRPNASARSLITSRSRLLGLAITSLDNQFYPALVEQLHESAAAAGYRIVLFITHGEADLDPVLDELLRYQLDGVILASSSLATRVARECIEAGVPVVMLNNIDPEGKIAGVCADNAHGARAVAEYLLAQGRRRLGLITGLGESSAGVERAQSFMQAVAEHPQARLLTACGHFTAQGAYDAARSLLERDEPAQSLFCVTDFMALSALQAVRDLGLAPGRDVAVFGFDDAPIAAWGAFELATYASPLAAMVQATLALLQDQIEGGERCTGTLRLKGQLMVRASGSKT; encoded by the coding sequence GTGAGCAGCCGCCGCGCTACCGGCTCAGATGTCGCCCGTGTTGCGGGCGTTTCCAAATCCGCGGTTTCGCGCGCCTTTACCGGCGGGATCGTTTCAGACGAGGCGCGCAAACGGATCATGGATGCCGCCCGCATCCTGCGCTATCGCCCCAATGCCAGCGCCCGCTCGTTGATTACCAGCCGCTCGCGCCTGCTGGGGCTGGCGATCACCAGTCTGGACAATCAGTTCTATCCCGCGCTGGTCGAACAATTACACGAGAGCGCGGCGGCGGCGGGCTATCGCATCGTGCTGTTCATCACCCATGGCGAGGCCGATCTGGACCCGGTGCTGGACGAATTGCTGCGCTATCAGCTGGACGGGGTGATTCTGGCATCAAGCAGCCTGGCCACCCGTGTGGCGCGTGAATGTATCGAGGCGGGTGTGCCGGTCGTGATGCTGAACAACATCGACCCGGAAGGCAAGATTGCGGGCGTTTGCGCGGACAATGCCCATGGCGCGCGCGCGGTTGCGGAATATCTGCTGGCCCAGGGACGGCGGCGGCTGGGTCTGATTACCGGACTTGGCGAGAGTTCCGCCGGCGTCGAACGGGCGCAGAGTTTTATGCAGGCGGTCGCCGAACATCCGCAGGCAAGGCTGCTGACCGCATGCGGCCATTTTACCGCGCAGGGCGCCTATGACGCCGCGCGCAGCCTGCTGGAGCGCGACGAACCGGCGCAATCGCTGTTTTGCGTGACCGACTTCATGGCCCTGTCTGCCTTGCAGGCGGTGCGGGATCTGGGTTTGGCGCCGGGCCGTGATGTTGCGGTTTTCGGGTTTGACGATGCGCCGATTGCCGCCTGGGGCGCTTTTGAACTGGCCACCTATGCCAGCCCGCTTGCCGCCATGGTCCAAGCGACACTGGCCCTGCTGCAAGACCAGATCGAGGGTGGTGAAAGATGCACCGGCACCCTGCGCCTCAAAGGTCAATTGATGGTGCGGGCCAGCGGGAGCAAGACATAG
- a CDS encoding tannase/feruloyl esterase family alpha/beta hydrolase produces the protein MHATVSLCVGGGAMAAPAPKAPALRCADLAALSIPAARLGEPSAGAKVVAARFHKAGEIKLQGLDGSATFQTPDYCEVRIDILPVDPQAPLIHSQVNLPVPWNGKKLQFGGSGYNGFLQTGVQPSRNAPIHAQLPLNRGYMTAGTDSGHQITITGPGADQRGSGASAGSAGDDPRAASARQYAFAANDEALRNFGYAAYKKTHDAAVALGVMFYGRKPVRSYYLGGSEGGREAMTMAQRYPMDYDGIIAIDPVMNWTGLQTFSNHIGGQLQAVPDGWLGAKTGLLARIVRDTCDGADGIADKVIGAPTARLAPAAKALESHRCPTGRDEGPACFSDPQLAVLRAAHRGYDFPFPLANGVTHYAGYLPGSEDLPGAWSKWEAGTTKPTAANPDDPSVSRLYQLGSVYVRHFITRDVGFNTLTYDPRHFQKRVLEVSRIMDATNPDLRAFHARGGKLILREDLADSGQGPFNSLQYRDAVARLMGQKTTDAFFAAYVATGLPHTSGGIDPGTPGAPAYGIPGRIDLLDVLEDWVERGRKPGAGLMLTLHDAAQPERVIASKPMCRYGTWPYFTGKPDEGADGTKYTCRSAH, from the coding sequence ATGCACGCGACGGTATCCCTTTGCGTGGGCGGCGGCGCCATGGCCGCCCCTGCCCCGAAGGCTCCAGCGTTGCGCTGCGCGGATCTGGCCGCGCTCTCCATTCCCGCCGCCCGGCTGGGCGAACCTTCGGCCGGGGCCAAAGTGGTGGCCGCCCGGTTCCACAAGGCCGGCGAGATCAAGCTGCAAGGGCTGGACGGCAGTGCGACTTTCCAGACCCCGGACTATTGCGAGGTGCGGATCGATATCCTGCCCGTTGATCCACAGGCGCCGCTGATCCATTCACAGGTCAATCTGCCGGTTCCATGGAACGGCAAGAAACTGCAATTTGGCGGCAGCGGCTATAACGGTTTCCTCCAGACCGGGGTCCAGCCCAGCCGCAATGCCCCGATCCATGCGCAATTGCCGCTCAACCGCGGCTATATGACGGCAGGCACCGATTCCGGCCACCAGATCACCATCACCGGGCCGGGCGCCGATCAACGCGGCAGCGGCGCCTCGGCCGGTTCGGCGGGCGATGATCCGCGCGCCGCCTCGGCCCGCCAATATGCCTTTGCCGCCAATGACGAGGCGCTGCGCAATTTCGGCTATGCGGCCTATAAAAAGACCCATGATGCCGCCGTGGCGCTGGGGGTCATGTTCTATGGCCGCAAACCTGTGCGCAGCTATTATCTGGGCGGATCGGAAGGCGGGCGTGAGGCCATGACCATGGCCCAGCGCTATCCGATGGATTATGACGGGATCATCGCCATCGACCCGGTGATGAACTGGACCGGATTGCAGACCTTCAGCAATCATATCGGCGGCCAGCTACAGGCGGTGCCCGATGGCTGGCTGGGCGCCAAGACGGGCCTGTTGGCCCGGATCGTGCGCGACACATGCGACGGCGCCGACGGGATCGCCGACAAGGTGATCGGCGCGCCCACGGCCCGCCTTGCCCCGGCGGCAAAGGCGTTGGAAAGCCATCGTTGCCCGACGGGCCGCGACGAAGGCCCCGCCTGTTTCTCCGATCCGCAGTTGGCCGTTTTGCGCGCAGCGCATCGCGGCTATGACTTCCCCTTTCCGCTGGCCAATGGCGTAACCCATTACGCCGGTTATCTCCCCGGCAGCGAAGACCTGCCCGGCGCATGGTCGAAATGGGAGGCGGGCACGACAAAGCCCACCGCCGCCAATCCCGACGATCCCTCGGTCAGCCGCCTGTATCAGTTGGGCAGCGTCTATGTGCGCCATTTCATAACCCGCGACGTAGGCTTCAACACGCTGACCTATGATCCGCGCCATTTTCAGAAGCGGGTGCTGGAAGTCTCGCGCATCATGGATGCCACGAACCCGGACCTGCGCGCCTTTCATGCCCGAGGCGGCAAGCTGATCCTGCGCGAGGATCTGGCCGATTCCGGACAGGGGCCGTTCAATTCGCTGCAATATCGAGATGCGGTGGCGCGCCTGATGGGGCAAAAGACCACCGATGCCTTCTTTGCCGCCTATGTCGCCACCGGGTTGCCGCATACGTCGGGGGGGATCGATCCGGGCACGCCGGGCGCGCCGGCCTATGGCATTCCGGGCCGGATCGACCTGCTCGATGTTCTGGAGGATTGGGTGGAGCGGGGCCGCAAACCGGGCGCAGGCCTGATGCTGACGCTGCATGACGCGGCGCAGCCTGAACGCGTGATCGCCTCCAAACCGATGTGCCGCTATGGCACCTGGCCCTATTTCACCGGAAAGCCGGATGAAGGCGCGGATGGCACCAAATATACGTGCCGATCGGCGCATTAG